A window of Burkholderia ubonensis contains these coding sequences:
- a CDS encoding MFS transporter — protein sequence MRPARALEALNFFIADVQAGIGPFAGVILLSRGWSADAIGSVMTLAGLAAMAATPAAGALVDALRAKRLLIVCATAATALASMTLRFADGYAAVAASQVVAAVCGAAFAPAIAGMTLGIARRQGFDRQFGRNQMANHAGNVVGAALAGWLGWHAGFDAVFALVAAFAVLAIVSACAIPARAIDHACARGLAMPDDAAGRARGEPASDRGRSGGGAAPPARAWRSVAANRPLVLLGASLALFHLGNAAMLPLYGMGVVAAHRSDPSVFTAQTIVIAQCVMIAAAWCAPRLIRAHGYWCVLLLSYLALPLRGVLAAALMSEAGVWPVQILDGIGAGLQSVVVPALVVRLLDGTGHVNAGQGAVATVQGIGAALSPALGGVLAQHYGYPVAFVVLGAVSTGSLALWLGYARSLRAACGKPPGGADGGEPADLPVASR from the coding sequence ATGCGGCCGGCGCGCGCGCTCGAGGCGCTCAACTTCTTCATCGCCGACGTGCAGGCCGGGATCGGCCCGTTCGCCGGCGTGATCCTGCTGTCGCGCGGGTGGAGTGCCGACGCGATCGGCTCCGTGATGACGCTCGCCGGGCTCGCGGCGATGGCCGCGACGCCGGCCGCCGGCGCGCTCGTCGACGCGCTGCGCGCGAAGCGGCTGCTGATCGTCTGTGCGACGGCCGCGACCGCGCTCGCGTCGATGACGCTGCGTTTCGCCGACGGCTACGCGGCCGTCGCCGCATCGCAGGTCGTGGCCGCCGTGTGCGGCGCGGCGTTCGCGCCGGCCATCGCCGGCATGACGCTCGGCATCGCGCGCAGACAGGGCTTCGACCGCCAGTTCGGCCGCAACCAGATGGCGAATCACGCCGGCAACGTGGTCGGCGCCGCACTCGCCGGCTGGCTCGGCTGGCACGCGGGATTCGACGCCGTGTTCGCGCTCGTCGCCGCGTTCGCGGTGCTCGCGATCGTGAGCGCGTGCGCGATTCCGGCGCGGGCGATCGACCATGCGTGCGCGCGCGGCCTCGCGATGCCGGACGACGCAGCCGGCCGCGCGCGCGGCGAACCGGCGTCGGACCGTGGCCGCTCGGGCGGCGGCGCGGCGCCGCCTGCGCGCGCGTGGCGCTCGGTGGCCGCGAACCGGCCGCTGGTGCTGCTCGGCGCGTCGCTCGCGCTGTTCCATCTCGGCAACGCGGCGATGCTGCCGCTGTACGGGATGGGCGTCGTCGCCGCGCACCGCAGCGATCCGAGTGTGTTTACCGCGCAGACCATCGTGATCGCGCAATGCGTGATGATCGCGGCGGCGTGGTGCGCGCCGCGGCTGATTCGTGCGCACGGATACTGGTGCGTGCTGCTGCTGTCGTATCTGGCGCTGCCGCTGCGCGGCGTGCTCGCGGCCGCGCTGATGAGCGAGGCCGGCGTGTGGCCGGTGCAGATCCTCGACGGGATCGGCGCCGGCCTGCAAAGCGTCGTCGTGCCGGCGCTCGTCGTGCGCCTGCTCGACGGCACGGGCCACGTGAACGCCGGGCAGGGCGCGGTCGCGACCGTGCAGGGCATCGGCGCGGCGCTCAGCCCGGCGCTCGGCGGCGTACTCGCGCAGCATTACGGTTATCCGGTCGCGTTCGTCGTGCTGGGCGCGGTGTCGACCGGTTCGCTCGCGCTGTGGCTCGGCTACGCGCGCTCGCTGCGCGCGGCGTGCGGCAAGCCGCCGGGCGGCGCGGACGGCGGTGAGCCGGCCGACCTGCCGGTCGCATCGCGATGA
- a CDS encoding arsenic transporter, translating to MNSAPFAWSIAALATAGVIVRPFGWPEAIWAVAGAVLLVALGLLPADAALAAVAKGGDVYLFLTGMMLLSEVARREGLFDWVAAHVVNGARGSPRRLFSLVYLVGTVTTVFLSNDATAVVLTPAVFAAARRAKTDPLPLLYVCAFVANAASFVLPISNPANLVLYGAHMPALGTWLARFALPSVASIACTYAMLRATQRHALRGHCACDLPVPSLSAGARIALAGIAATAAALMIVSLLDRPLGLPTALAGALTAACVLARDRAACGPTLRAISWSVLPLVAGLFVLVEALERTGAVDALAALLRALTAGGTAHAAAASGVAIALASNLVNNLPAGLIAGAIVGVAHSPQPVVDALLIGVDLGPNLSVTGSLATILWLAAIRRDGLQVSAGKFLAIGACVMLPALVAALAVRLV from the coding sequence ATGAATTCCGCTCCGTTCGCGTGGTCGATCGCCGCGCTCGCGACCGCCGGCGTGATCGTGCGGCCGTTCGGCTGGCCCGAGGCGATCTGGGCCGTGGCCGGCGCGGTGCTGCTGGTCGCTCTCGGCCTGTTGCCCGCCGACGCGGCGCTCGCGGCCGTGGCGAAAGGCGGTGACGTGTACCTGTTCCTGACCGGGATGATGCTTCTGTCCGAAGTCGCGCGGCGCGAGGGGTTGTTCGACTGGGTCGCGGCCCACGTCGTGAACGGCGCGCGCGGTTCGCCGCGGCGGCTGTTCTCGCTCGTCTATCTGGTCGGGACCGTCACGACCGTGTTCCTGTCGAACGACGCGACCGCCGTCGTGCTGACGCCGGCCGTGTTCGCGGCCGCGCGCCGCGCGAAGACGGACCCGCTGCCGCTGCTGTACGTCTGCGCGTTCGTCGCGAACGCGGCGAGCTTCGTGCTGCCGATCTCGAACCCCGCGAATCTCGTGCTGTACGGTGCGCACATGCCCGCGCTCGGCACCTGGCTCGCACGCTTCGCGCTGCCGTCCGTCGCGTCGATCGCGTGTACCTACGCGATGCTGCGCGCGACGCAGCGTCACGCGTTGCGCGGCCATTGCGCGTGCGATCTGCCGGTGCCCTCGTTGAGCGCGGGCGCGCGCATCGCGCTGGCCGGCATCGCGGCGACGGCCGCCGCGCTGATGATCGTGTCGCTGCTCGATCGGCCGCTCGGGTTGCCGACCGCGCTGGCCGGCGCGCTGACCGCGGCCTGTGTGCTGGCGCGCGATCGCGCGGCCTGCGGGCCGACGCTGCGCGCGATCTCGTGGAGCGTGCTGCCGCTCGTGGCCGGACTGTTCGTGCTGGTCGAGGCGCTCGAGCGGACCGGCGCGGTGGATGCGCTGGCGGCGCTGCTGCGCGCGCTGACGGCTGGCGGTACGGCGCATGCGGCGGCTGCGTCGGGCGTCGCCATCGCGCTGGCGTCGAACCTCGTCAACAATCTGCCTGCCGGGCTCATCGCGGGCGCGATCGTGGGCGTCGCGCACAGCCCGCAGCCGGTGGTCGATGCGCTGCTGATCGGCGTCGATCTCGGGCCGAACCTGTCCGTCACCGGCTCGCTCGCGACGATCCTGTGGCTCGCGGCGATCCGGCGCGACGGGCTGCAAGTGAGCGCGGGGAAGTTTCTGGCGATCGGCGCGTGTGTGATGCTGCCGGCGCTCGTGGCGGCGCTGGCGGTGCGGCTTGTGTAG
- a CDS encoding LysR family transcriptional regulator — protein sequence MQVDLGDLNAFVAVARAKGFREAARLADASASGLSEAVRRLEAQLGVRLLHRTTRSVSPTEAGERLLARLTPALSEVQAALDVVNTFRERPVGTLKLNVPTSAARLVLPSIIPRFLDAYPEIRLDIVADESFVDILAAGCDAGIRYDDRLEQDMIAVPIGPRSQRFATAAAPAYLARRGRPAHPRELLDHACLRGRFASGAMPAWEFERDGEVVRVEPSGPLVVQIGGAVDLVVDAACAGVGIVHLYEDWLAPQLASGALEPVLDAWWRPFSGPYLYYPGRRFVPAPLRAFVDFIKADAA from the coding sequence ATGCAAGTCGATCTGGGCGATCTGAACGCGTTCGTGGCGGTGGCGCGCGCGAAGGGCTTCCGTGAGGCCGCGCGGCTGGCCGATGCGAGCGCGTCGGGGCTCAGCGAGGCGGTGCGCCGGCTGGAGGCGCAATTGGGGGTCCGGCTGCTGCACCGGACGACGCGCAGCGTGTCGCCGACCGAAGCCGGCGAGCGTCTGCTGGCGCGGCTCACGCCCGCGCTGAGCGAGGTGCAGGCCGCGCTCGACGTGGTGAACACGTTCCGCGAGCGGCCGGTCGGCACGCTCAAGCTCAATGTGCCGACCAGCGCGGCGCGGCTCGTGCTGCCGTCGATCATCCCGCGCTTTCTCGACGCGTATCCGGAGATCCGGCTCGACATCGTCGCGGACGAGAGCTTTGTCGATATCCTGGCAGCCGGCTGCGACGCCGGCATACGCTATGACGACCGCCTCGAACAGGACATGATCGCCGTGCCGATCGGTCCGCGCTCCCAGCGCTTCGCGACCGCCGCGGCGCCCGCCTATCTCGCGCGGCGCGGCCGGCCGGCCCATCCGCGCGAGCTGCTCGACCACGCGTGCCTGCGCGGCCGCTTCGCGAGCGGCGCGATGCCGGCTTGGGAGTTCGAGCGCGACGGCGAAGTGGTGCGCGTCGAGCCGTCGGGGCCGCTCGTCGTGCAGATCGGCGGCGCCGTCGATCTCGTCGTCGACGCCGCATGCGCGGGCGTCGGCATCGTCCACCTGTACGAAGACTGGCTCGCGCCGCAGCTCGCGAGCGGCGCGCTCGAGCCGGTGCTCGACGCGTGGTGGCGGCCGTTCTCCGGCCCGTATCTGTACTATCCGGGCCGGCGCTTCGTGCCCGCGCCGCTGCGCGCCTTCGTCGACTTCATCAAGGCCGACGCCGCGTAG